In one Umezawaea sp. Da 62-37 genomic region, the following are encoded:
- a CDS encoding ABC transporter permease produces MTDLTTPAVPPAAPTTADKSQFDSSSARKQWQVIARRFLRHRAAVVGVVIFILLVLFAFLGSAFWQYPFTDLGFPRYQNPTADHPFGTDRLGADMVAQTIRGTQFSLQIALVVAFLSTFIGVMLGALAGYKGGWVDTLISRFIDLLLVIPSFIIAAVLVRNSFVATATGGGGSNWLVVALYLGLIGWLSIARVIRGMVLSLREKEFVEAARALGASTSRIIFRHILPNTVDVIIVNATLAVAQAVLLEAALSFIGLGVHSPDTSLGLMISLNKNELNLHPWLFLIPFVFIVLISLSVNFIGDGLRDAFDPRQKRVKA; encoded by the coding sequence TTGACTGACCTGACTACGCCCGCGGTGCCACCCGCGGCTCCCACCACGGCCGACAAGAGCCAGTTCGACTCGTCGTCGGCGCGCAAGCAGTGGCAGGTCATCGCACGACGCTTCCTGCGGCACCGCGCCGCGGTCGTCGGCGTCGTGATCTTCATCCTGCTGGTGCTGTTCGCCTTCCTGGGCAGCGCCTTCTGGCAGTACCCGTTCACCGACCTCGGCTTCCCGAGGTACCAGAACCCGACCGCCGACCACCCGTTCGGCACGGACCGGCTGGGCGCCGACATGGTGGCCCAGACGATCCGCGGTACCCAGTTCTCGTTGCAGATCGCCCTCGTCGTGGCCTTCCTGTCCACGTTCATCGGCGTCATGCTGGGCGCGCTCGCCGGGTACAAGGGCGGCTGGGTCGACACGCTCATCAGCCGGTTCATCGACCTGCTGCTGGTGATCCCGTCGTTCATCATCGCGGCCGTGCTGGTGCGCAACAGCTTCGTCGCCACGGCGACCGGTGGCGGCGGCAGCAACTGGCTCGTCGTGGCCCTCTACCTCGGCCTGATCGGCTGGCTCTCCATCGCCCGCGTCATCCGCGGCATGGTGCTGTCGCTGCGCGAGAAGGAGTTCGTGGAGGCCGCCCGCGCGCTGGGCGCGTCGACGTCGCGGATCATCTTCCGGCACATCCTGCCGAACACGGTGGACGTCATCATCGTGAACGCGACGCTCGCCGTCGCGCAGGCGGTGCTGCTGGAAGCCGCGCTGTCGTTCATCGGACTCGGCGTGCACAGCCCGGACACCTCGCTCGGGCTGATGATCTCGCTGAACAAGAACGAGTTGAACCTGCACCCGTGGTTGTTCCTGATCCCCTTCGTGTTCATCGTGCTGATCTCGTTGTCGGTGAACTTCATCGGTGACGGTCTTCGGGATGCTTTCGACCCGAGGCAGAAGAGGGTGAAGGCATGA
- a CDS encoding ABC transporter permease, whose translation MLRYIIRRLMISIPLLILASFLCFGLTTAMGDPLGEWKLQKPRTPAEVAAAYERTGYNDPFLERYTNWAGDFVTGDWGESVVPGNAGRSVKEDISKAFVVTFRLVIIAEIIALLLGMVVGVIGAVRQYSLFDYTATGISFAMFSMPLFCVALILKTGGISLNNWLESIGADRWIITAGPPGDGFKGGFGEQFFQYTGAYILPTISLVVIQFALYSRFQRASMLDTLNADYVRTAQAKGISEARSIFRHAFRNALIPIVTVSSLNFGATVGGAVITETVFGWSGMGKFLVDAITKLEPFQVLGFMMVTAVFIIAFNLIADILYAFMDPRIRLD comes from the coding sequence CCTCGGCGAGTGGAAGCTCCAGAAGCCGCGCACCCCGGCCGAGGTCGCCGCCGCGTACGAGCGCACGGGCTACAACGACCCGTTCCTGGAGCGCTACACGAACTGGGCGGGCGACTTCGTCACCGGCGACTGGGGCGAGTCCGTGGTCCCCGGCAACGCGGGCCGGTCCGTGAAGGAAGACATCAGCAAGGCCTTCGTCGTCACCTTCCGGCTCGTGATCATCGCCGAGATCATCGCCCTGCTGCTGGGCATGGTCGTCGGGGTGATCGGCGCGGTGAGACAGTATTCGCTCTTCGACTACACGGCCACCGGAATATCGTTCGCGATGTTCTCGATGCCGCTGTTCTGCGTCGCCCTCATCCTGAAGACCGGCGGCATCTCGCTCAACAACTGGCTCGAGTCCATCGGCGCGGACAGGTGGATCATCACGGCCGGACCACCGGGTGACGGCTTCAAGGGCGGCTTCGGGGAGCAGTTCTTCCAGTACACCGGCGCCTACATCCTGCCGACCATCTCGCTCGTGGTCATCCAGTTCGCGCTCTACAGCCGGTTCCAGCGGGCGTCCATGCTGGACACCCTGAACGCCGACTACGTGCGGACCGCCCAGGCCAAGGGCATCTCCGAGGCCCGCTCGATCTTCCGCCACGCCTTCCGCAACGCCCTCATCCCCATCGTCACCGTGTCGTCGCTGAACTTCGGCGCCACCGTAGGCGGCGCCGTGATCACCGAGACGGTGTTCGGCTGGTCGGGAATGGGCAAGTTCCTGGTCGACGCCATCACCAAGCTCGAGCCGTTCCAGGTGTTGGGCTTCATGATGGTGACCGCCGTGTTCATCATCGCGTTCAACCTGATCGCGGACATCCTTTACGCGTTCATGGACCCGAGGATCCGCCTTGACTGA